The Bradyrhizobium oligotrophicum S58 genome contains the following window.
ACGAGAAGCTGCTGGCCACCCGGCTCGGCTGGGTCGCGGGCGCCGGCATCGAGCGCGGCTTTGCGCCGCATTGGAGCTGGCGCCTCGAATATCTCTACAGCCACTTCGAGAACGGCGGCGTCCGTTTCTCCAACGGCGCCAGCTACAATTCTGCGCTCGAATTCCAGACCCTGCGCGTCGGCCTCAACCGCAAGCTCGATTTCGCCGATGGTCCCGACATCAAGCTCAAGAGCGATCCGTCCGATCCCGAATCCGATCGCTGGGAAATTCATGGCCAGGCGACCGTCATCGGCCAGGGCTATCCGGCGTTCCGCGCCGCCTACACCGGCACCAACAGCCTGACCCCGGCGCGCCAGTTCCAGGAGACCTGGAGCAACAGCCTGTATCTCAATGCGCGGCTGTGGGACGGCGGCGAGGTCTATTACAATCCGGAGCTGCTGCAGGGCTTCGGCCTCAGCAACACCGTCGGTGTCGGCGGCTTCCCCAACGGCGAAGCGCAGAAGTCCGATTTCCCCTATCCGCACTACAACACGTCGCGGCTGTTCCTGCGCCAGACCTTCGGCTTCGGCGGCGAGCAGGAAACGCTGGGCAGCGGCCAGCTGCAGCTCGCCGGCAAGCAGGACGTCTCTCGACTCACGTTTCAGATCGGCAAGTTCGCCGTGCTCGACGTGTTCGACGGCAACGCCTACGCCAAGGACACCCGCAAGGACTTCATGAACTGGTCGGTGTGGGCGCCCGGCGCGTTCGACTATGCGGCCGACAAGCTCGGCCTAACGTATGGCGCCACGGCCGAGCTCAACCAGAAGAACTGGGCGCTGCGCGCCGGCTATTTCCTGATGGACGCCGTGTCGAACTCCAACAATTTCGACACGAACGTATTCCGGCGCGGCCAATACGTCGTCGAGCTGGAGACGCGCTATCAGCTGTTCTCGCAGCCGGGCCATCTGCGCACCATCGGCTGGTTCAACAGCGTGTTCGCCGGCAGCTATCGCGAGACTCTCGACAATCTCGCGCTCAACCTCGACATCAGCCAGACCCGCCGGGGCCGATCCAAGTTCGGCTATGTCATAAGCTTCGACCAGGCGCTGTCCGACGACGTCGGCCTGTTCGGGCGCTGGAGCTGGAACGACGGCAAGACCGAAATCATGGCGTTCACTGACATCGACAGCAGCCTGTCGCTCGGCACCTCCATCAGGGGCACGCGCTGGGGCCGCCCCGACGACACCATCGGCATCGCCGGCGTCAGCAACGGCCTGTCACGCGACCACCGCGCCTTCCTCGCCGCCGGCGGCTTCGGTCCCTTGATCGGCGACGGCGCGCTGAACTATCGCCGCGAGGCTATCGTCGAGGCCTACTACGCCTACTCGATCAACAAATACCTGACCTTCACCGCCGACTATCAGTTCGTCAGCAACCCCGCCTACAACGCCGACCGCGGCCCGGTGTCGATCTTCTCCGGGCGGCTGCACGGGGATTTCTGAGACCGGCGTCGCTGCTGCGGGAGCAACTGCCGAAGCAAGTGCGGTTCGCCGCGGATTCGGCGCGATCCTCTCCACGGCCGTCATTGCGAGGAGCGAAGCGACGAAGCAATCCAGAGTCCCGCTCACGACTCTGGATTGCTTCGCTACGCTCGCAATGACGCTGAGGAGCCAGTGACGCCTCGTCAAAGTACAGTGTCGTCCCCGCGAACGCGGGGACCCATACCGCGGACGCTCTCGAGGAACGTTGCTGGCAGTTGCCTGCCTCATCGCGGACGGTGGCTATGGGTCCCGGCTCAAGGCCGGGACGACGGCGGAGGTCCAGGCGCTGCAAGTGCCCCAACCTGATCGCCCTCCCCCACCCGCACCAGCCATTCACCCACCGCAACGCGGCAATGGGCGCTTGCCGTCCCCATATGCTAGGACCTGTCCCCATCCCGCCCCTTCGGGCGCTCACAGGTCGAAATGCTCTCAATCGAACTCGCCATCATCGTCGTCCTCATCGTCGTCAACGGCCTGTTGTCGATGTCCGAACTCGCGATCGTGTCGTCGCGGCCGGCGCGCCTGGCGATGCTCGCCGAAAAGGGCATCTCCGGCGCGCGCCGCGCGCTGACGCTGGCGTCCGATCCCGGCCGGTTCCTGTCGACGGTCCAGATCGGCATCACCCTGGTCGGCGTGCTCTCCGGCGCCTTTTCCGGCGCCACGCTCGGCCAGCGCCTGACGCAATGGCTGCTGGAGGCCGGCATGTCCGCCTCCGTCGCCGACATCGTCGGCGTCGGCCTGGTCGTCACCACCATCACCTATGCGACCCTGATCGTCGGCGAGCTGGTGCCGAAGCAGCTCGCCTTGCGCGATCCCGAGGCGGTTGCCGTCCGCGTCGCTCCGGCGATGCAGGTGCTCGCAAAGGTGTCGCTGCCGCTGGTGGTGCTGCTCGACCTCTCCGGCAAGCTGATCCTGGCGCTGCTGGGCCGCTCCGGCGAAGCCGAGGAAAAGGTGTCGGAGGCGGAGATCCACCATCTGGTGCGCGAGGCCGAGACCGCCGGCGTGCTCGAGCCCGGCGAGAAAGAGATGATTGCGGGTGTGATGCGGCTCGGCGACCGTCCGGTCGGCGCCATCATGACGCCGCGCCCCGAGGTCGATGTCGTCGATCTCAACGACGACCCCAAGACGATTCGCGAGCTGCTCGCCAAGAGCCCGCATTCGCGCCTGCCGGTGTCGGACGGCGAGCGCGACCGTCCGATCGGCGTGCTGCAGGCCAAGGACCTGCTCGCCGCCTATTTGCGCGACGAGACGCCGGATTTGCGCAGCCTGGTGCGCGAGGTGCCGATCGTGCCGTCGACGGTCGACGCGCGCGACGTGATCGCGATCCTCAAAGTGGCGCCGGTGCATATGGGGCTGGTGCATGACGAATACGGCGCGTTCGAAGGCGTCGTGACGGCGGCTGATATCCTGGAGTCGATCGTCGGCGCGTTCTCCTCCGAGGACGGTCCGCCCGAGCCGGCCTGCGTCCGCCGCGACGACGGCTCGCTGCTGGTCTCCGGCTGGATGCAGATCGACGAATTCGCCGACCTGCTCGCGATCGAGGTGCCGCCGCATCGGGGCTACCACACCGTCGCCGGCCTCGTGCTGCAGCACTTCGGCAGCGTGCCCGAGGTCGGCCAGAGCTTCGAGCTGCAAGGCTGGCGCTTCGAAATCATCGACCTCGACGGCCGCCGCATCGACAAGATCCTGGCGACGAAGCTCGATCCGGAGGGCAGCGAGCCGAACGTGGGGTAGTGATTGTCGCTCGATGGGGATCACCGCTCCAGCCGCACGGGCAGTGCGCTCCCTCGCCCCGTTCTTACGGGGAGAGGGTTGGGGTGAGGGGCAGCCGCACGAGAAGTGTTCGCGGTGAGACCTGTCCCCCCTCACCCGGATTGCATCTTCGATGCAATCCGACCTCTCCCCGCAAGCGGGGCGAGGTGTACTGAGCGAGTCGCACGGGCGTACCCCAATCAACTGTTTCCTGGCGCGATTCGCCCGACGGGCGGAGTGCGACGCTCCCGCACCCTCGAGGACCTCAGATGCGTCGCGCCTTCGATGCGCGCCAAAACACTCGTTTCCCCAGCGAGCTCAACATGAAGCCCCGTTTCAAGAGCCCCCACCAAAAATAAACCTCTTCCGAAAATCATAAATTCTGTTCTATGCTCCCTCCGTTCCGGTCCTGATGAGGGGCGTACGCGTCGTCACGAACGTTGGGCCGGCAATGCGATGGACGTGATGGCGGCGCCGGACGAGCGCTGATGTCACGGACGGCGAAATCGTGTGGTCCTGACCTCCCGACGCTGAGGTCCGCGCAAGGTGCGTGATGCGCGCCTTGTCGCCACGGTGGCCAGAAAGCCCGGCGCACCGAGGAGAGCACGTATAAGCCGTAACACTGTCGCGCAGGGAGGGCCGGGTCATCCGGCTGAACCTGTGGTTCCTGCCGCCTGCATTTTTTCCGCAGGCGGGCCACGGGCCTCAGTCGAGGTCCGGCCTTCCCTGCGCCCTCACGTTGCACGAGGGCCAAACGACAGGCATACCCCGGACATCGGATGTCGCGGGAACGTGAAGACGTGCACGGCGCATCCTTTGATAGGCCGGACCGCGGGCCGGGCCAAGCGGCCCTCACCTGATATCAAACCATCACACGGCGCCCTTACGGTGCGAATTCGGCCGGCAGCCCTGCAGCTTGAACCCGCCCCATGTGCCATGACAAAGACACGTCCGAAGCCAACTGGCATGGCTGCGGGCGACGAGACGAGACACGCCGATGCTGCTTCAGGACCTCCGGACGACCGTGCTGCGGGAAACCGTGCGTCCCAACATCTGGGACGTGGTCGCGCTGATCATCGTGGTCGGCGCGATGGTGCTGATCGTCTATGGCGGCGAGCAGACCACGCTGCCGCTGTCGGCGCTGGACACCGCCCCGGTCTCGCTCGACCCGGCCAACCTGCCGCTGTACGCGCTGCGCACCACGCTCCGCATGCTGCTCGCGATCGTGTGCTCGCTGGTCTTCACCTTCGTCTACGCGGCGCTGGCGGCGAAGAGCCGGCGCGCCGAGATCGTGCTGATCCCGCTGCTCGACATCCTGCAATCGGTGCCGATCCTCGGCTTCCTGACCTTCACCGTCGTGTTCTTCATGAACCTGTTCCCCGGCAAGGTGCTGGGCGCCGAGCTCGCCTGCGTGTTCGCGATCTTCACCAGCCAGGCCTGGAACATGACCTTCAGCATGTACCAGTCGATGCGCAACGTGCCGAAGGACCTGGAGGAAGCGACGCGCAGCTTCCACCTCTCCGGCTGGCAGCGCTTCTGGCGGCTCGACGTGCCCTACGCGATGCCCGGCCTGATCTGGAATGCGATGATGTCGATGTCCGGCGGCTGGTTCTTCGTCGTCGCGTCCGAAGCGATCACCGTCGGCAACACCACCGTGACCCTGCCGGGCATCGGCTCCTACGTCGCGCTCGCAATCCAGCAGAAGGATCTCACGGCGATCGCCGCCGCGCTGCTGACGATGCTGCTCGTCATCACCGCCTATGACCAGTTGCTGTTCCGTCCAATCGTCGCCTGGGCCGACAAATTCCGCTTCGAGCAGACCGCCTCCGGCAATCCGCCGACCTCCTGGATGCTCGATCTGTTCCGGCGCACCCGCGCGCTGCGCTCGCTGTCCGTTCCCTTCGCCGCGATCAATCGCACCTTCTCGAACCTGCGGATCAACTGGCCGCGCGCCTGGAGCGGCCCCGTGCGTCGCGCGCCGCCGTCACAGCTCGTGGACGGCCTCTGGCTCGCCGTCGTCATCCTCGGCTGCGCCTATGCAGGCTGGAAGACCTATCTCTATCTCTCGGCGACGCTGGCGCCCGCCGATGTTCTCACCGCGATCGGCTACGGCCTGATCACATTGCTGCGGGTCGCCGTGCTGATTGCGCTGGCGTCGCTGATCTGGGTGCCCGTCGGCGTCTGGATCGGGCTGCGGCCGAAGCTGGCCGAGCGCATCCAGCCGCTGGCACAATTCCTCGCGGCGTTCCCCGCCAATCTCGCCTTCCCGGTATTCGTCGTCCTGATCGTCCGCTACGGCCTCGATGCCAATGTCTGGCTGAGCCCGCTGATGATCCTGGGCACGCAGTGGTACATCCTGTTCAACGTCGTCGCCGGCGCCAGCGCCTTCCCCACCGATCTGCGCGAAGCGGCCGCGAGCCTGCAGCTGACCGGCTGGCGCTGGTGGTTCAAGGTCGTGCTGCCCGGCGTCTTTCCCTATTACATCACCGGCGCCATCACCGCCTCCGGCGGCTCATGGAACGCGGCGATCGTCGCCGAAGTCGCGAGCTGGGGTGATACGCATCTCACGGCGAGCGGCCTCGGCGCCTACATCGCCGCGGCCACCGAGCGCGGGGATTTTCCGCGCGTCGTGCTCGGCATTGCGGTGATGTGCATTCTCGTCACTCTGTTCAACCGGCTGCTGTGGCGGCCGCTCTATGCCTTCGGCGAGCGCTGGCTGCGGCTCGGCTGATCGGGAGAATCTGTCATGCGCGACCAGGTCAAGGACACTTCGCTGATCGAGATCAAGAGCGTCAGCCGGCTGTTTCCGAAGGGCAGCGGAGAGGATCTCGTCGTGCTCGAGAAGGTCGACCTCACGATCCGCGCCGGCGAGATCGTCGGCCTGCTCGGACGCTCCGGCTCGGGCAAGTCGACCTTGCTGCGGATCATCGCCGGCCTCGTGTCGCCGTCGTCGGGTGAAGCGCGCTGCCGCGGCGAGATCATCGCCGGTCCGCCCCGCGGCGTCGCCATGGTGTTCCAGTCGTTCGCGCTGTTTCCCTGGCTCACTGTGCTGCAGAACGTCGAGCTCGGCCTGGAGGCGCTCGGCATCGAGGCGGGCGAGCGGCGCAAGCGCGCGCTCGCGGCGATCGACCTGATCGGCCTCGACGGCTTCGAATCCGCGTTTCCCAAAGAGTTGTCCGGCGGCATGCGCCAGCGCGTCGGCTTCGCCCGCGCGCTGGTCGTGCATCCAGACCTCCTGCTGATGGACGAGCCGTTCTCCGCACTGGACGTGCTGACCGCAGAGACACTCCGCACCGACCTCGTCGATCTCTGGACCGACGGACGGCTGCCGATCAAGTCGGTGCTGATGGTGACGCACAACATCGAGGAGGCCGTGCTGATGTGCGACCGCATCCTTGTGTTCTCCTCCAACCCAGGCCGCGTCGCCGCCGAGTTCAAGGTCGACCTGCCGCATCCGCGCAACCGGCTCGATGCCGCGTTCCGCCAGCTGGTCGACAGTCTCTATGCCCGCATGACGCAGCGGCCGGAGCCGAAGCTGCCGAGCACCGCGAGCGCCGGCGTCGGCATGGTGCTGAGCCACGTGTCCTCGAACTCGATCTCCGGCCTGATCGAGACGCTCGCCGGCGAGCCCTACAACGGGCATGCCGACCTGCCGGTGCTGGCAGGCCACCTGCAGCTTGAGGTCGACGAGATCTTTCCGTTGGCCGAGGCGCTGCAACTCCTGCGCTTCGCCCAACTCAGCGAAGGCGATCTGACCCTAACCGAGGCCGGACAGCGGTTCGCCCATCTCGAGACCGACGAGCGCAAGAAGCTGTTCGCGCAGCATCTGATCGAGAACGTGCCGCTGATGGGATTGATCCGCCGCGTGCTCGACGACCGCCCTTCGCACGCAGCACCAGCCGCGCGCTTCCGCATCGAGCTCGAGGACTACATGTCCGAGCACTATGCCGACGAGACGCTGCACACCATCGTGTCATGGGGTCGCTACGCCGAGCTGTTCGCCTACGACGAACAGTCCGAGACGTTCAGCCTGGAGAACCCGCATTGAGGCAGCGCCGCCTCACCCCCGCTGTCGTCCCGGGCAAGCCCGACGACGCGCGAGCGGCGTCGGGCGCCGACCCGGGACCCATACCGCGTGATCTCGCTTGGGGCAGGCTGCAAGTCGAACCTTCCGCGCAACAAACTACTTTCTGGGGTTATGGATCCCCGCGTACGCGGGGATGACAGCGAGGGCAGAGACGCGGCGTACGAACTAACTAACAATGGCGAAGCAAACTCACGCCGGTGCAAACGTATCCGCACGCGCCATCGCCCAGGCGTCGCGGTAGCGGATGTCCTCGGTCCCGTCGAGCAGCTCGCCCGGCCGCAGCGGCGGATAGAGCTTGGCGAAGGTCGAGACTTCGGTGGTCGAGGTCCGCTGCGAGAAGTGGATGGGACGCAGGTCCTGCGGATGTTCGAGGCCCGCAGCGGCAAGCAGCTCGGCGAGCGC
Protein-coding sequences here:
- a CDS encoding carbohydrate porin; the protein is MIRSNCTRETIVAGAMIALFGPLAVPAAAADLPLKARMAQTVFDWTGLYVGVHAGYTRDHAQATLTDPSGVVSSGSPFSGLTGGAQAGYNWVTRSGLLLGLEGDFSFPNYLTSNHTVARLATAQSSAQELWDYVATARGRVGYVSGDWLVYATGGLAWTGGRFINTNAAGEDEKLLATRLGWVAGAGIERGFAPHWSWRLEYLYSHFENGGVRFSNGASYNSALEFQTLRVGLNRKLDFADGPDIKLKSDPSDPESDRWEIHGQATVIGQGYPAFRAAYTGTNSLTPARQFQETWSNSLYLNARLWDGGEVYYNPELLQGFGLSNTVGVGGFPNGEAQKSDFPYPHYNTSRLFLRQTFGFGGEQETLGSGQLQLAGKQDVSRLTFQIGKFAVLDVFDGNAYAKDTRKDFMNWSVWAPGAFDYAADKLGLTYGATAELNQKNWALRAGYFLMDAVSNSNNFDTNVFRRGQYVVELETRYQLFSQPGHLRTIGWFNSVFAGSYRETLDNLALNLDISQTRRGRSKFGYVISFDQALSDDVGLFGRWSWNDGKTEIMAFTDIDSSLSLGTSIRGTRWGRPDDTIGIAGVSNGLSRDHRAFLAAGGFGPLIGDGALNYRREAIVEAYYAYSINKYLTFTADYQFVSNPAYNADRGPVSIFSGRLHGDF
- a CDS encoding hemolysin family protein — encoded protein: MLSIELAIIVVLIVVNGLLSMSELAIVSSRPARLAMLAEKGISGARRALTLASDPGRFLSTVQIGITLVGVLSGAFSGATLGQRLTQWLLEAGMSASVADIVGVGLVVTTITYATLIVGELVPKQLALRDPEAVAVRVAPAMQVLAKVSLPLVVLLDLSGKLILALLGRSGEAEEKVSEAEIHHLVREAETAGVLEPGEKEMIAGVMRLGDRPVGAIMTPRPEVDVVDLNDDPKTIRELLAKSPHSRLPVSDGERDRPIGVLQAKDLLAAYLRDETPDLRSLVREVPIVPSTVDARDVIAILKVAPVHMGLVHDEYGAFEGVVTAADILESIVGAFSSEDGPPEPACVRRDDGSLLVSGWMQIDEFADLLAIEVPPHRGYHTVAGLVLQHFGSVPEVGQSFELQGWRFEIIDLDGRRIDKILATKLDPEGSEPNVG
- a CDS encoding ABC transporter permease encodes the protein MLLQDLRTTVLRETVRPNIWDVVALIIVVGAMVLIVYGGEQTTLPLSALDTAPVSLDPANLPLYALRTTLRMLLAIVCSLVFTFVYAALAAKSRRAEIVLIPLLDILQSVPILGFLTFTVVFFMNLFPGKVLGAELACVFAIFTSQAWNMTFSMYQSMRNVPKDLEEATRSFHLSGWQRFWRLDVPYAMPGLIWNAMMSMSGGWFFVVASEAITVGNTTVTLPGIGSYVALAIQQKDLTAIAAALLTMLLVITAYDQLLFRPIVAWADKFRFEQTASGNPPTSWMLDLFRRTRALRSLSVPFAAINRTFSNLRINWPRAWSGPVRRAPPSQLVDGLWLAVVILGCAYAGWKTYLYLSATLAPADVLTAIGYGLITLLRVAVLIALASLIWVPVGVWIGLRPKLAERIQPLAQFLAAFPANLAFPVFVVLIVRYGLDANVWLSPLMILGTQWYILFNVVAGASAFPTDLREAAASLQLTGWRWWFKVVLPGVFPYYITGAITASGGSWNAAIVAEVASWGDTHLTASGLGAYIAAATERGDFPRVVLGIAVMCILVTLFNRLLWRPLYAFGERWLRLG
- a CDS encoding ABC transporter ATP-binding protein — encoded protein: MRDQVKDTSLIEIKSVSRLFPKGSGEDLVVLEKVDLTIRAGEIVGLLGRSGSGKSTLLRIIAGLVSPSSGEARCRGEIIAGPPRGVAMVFQSFALFPWLTVLQNVELGLEALGIEAGERRKRALAAIDLIGLDGFESAFPKELSGGMRQRVGFARALVVHPDLLLMDEPFSALDVLTAETLRTDLVDLWTDGRLPIKSVLMVTHNIEEAVLMCDRILVFSSNPGRVAAEFKVDLPHPRNRLDAAFRQLVDSLYARMTQRPEPKLPSTASAGVGMVLSHVSSNSISGLIETLAGEPYNGHADLPVLAGHLQLEVDEIFPLAEALQLLRFAQLSEGDLTLTEAGQRFAHLETDERKKLFAQHLIENVPLMGLIRRVLDDRPSHAAPAARFRIELEDYMSEHYADETLHTIVSWGRYAELFAYDEQSETFSLENPH